Within the Bacillus sp. FSL K6-3431 genome, the region CGAATTTTTTAAACCAATGGTAGAACCGGATGAATTCAAAAAGCATATACCGGTATTTAAGTCATTTTAAAATAAAGGAACCTTGTACACAGTACCCTTTATAGGGCAATATTCAAATGCTAGCATTATACATCTATATATTGATTGGGATGAGCCCTTAATGATCATGATATGCATCATCACTTTTTTCACCTGGAAATTAATGACTCATACGATTTCAGGAAAGAAAGCGGTGGGGTAACAACAGGCCATATGAGTTATAAGTTTGTCGTTTCGGCATCCTTATCGGATAATCCAACAGGATTGGAATTTAGTTTTCAAAGAACGTAATACAAAATTTACTTCTGGAAATAAAACTGGTGGTGAATTTGTTATTAAGATAGGAGTGACTGCTTTTATAACCGTGGAGATAATTTGGTTATTACAGTCAAGATTGCTGTTTAAAACAGAGCAAGAAGGAAAAATAGTTGATATTGTCGAATATTTCCATAAGGATTATTTAGGGAGTGATTGAATGACACTTGTTATAAATAAGGCATTGGGTGAAATGTTGGAACGATCAGAAATTGATACTTTAAACTCTAAGCTAACTGCAATAAGGGAGATTGATGGAAATCCAATGGGAGTAGAAATTCAAAAGTTCGGAAATGCAACTGCGTTTTTAGTTAAAAATATCCCAGGTCCCGCATTTAATAAGGTTATAGGTTTAAAAGAAGGCGATCAAATCTATTTGGAGAAGATGTTAGAATTTTACAACGGAAGGAATATCCCTGTGCTATTTGATTTAACTCCAGCATACGCTTCTTCAGACCTACTTGCATATCTAAATAAGTTAGGATTTAATCAAGTTGATTTCCATACTACGCTTTTTAAGCCAGTTCAATTAGAATTAAATGAACCATTAATGAACCCTCAAATTTACATTCGTGAGATAAAAGGAAATGAATTTGATACTTTTGCTGATATATACACGAAAGGTTTTCAGATGCCAGCATTCTTGAAAAGTGGCGTAGCACAAAATAACGAAATACTTTTTAACAATAAACATTGGACTTTTTATCTTGCTTTTATAGATAACGAACCTGCAGGAATAGGAGTTATGTATATTAAAAACCGTGTAGCTACTCTTGCTGCGGCTGCAACTGTTCCAACCTTAAGAAACAAAGGAATTCAAACTGCTTTAATTAAGCAGCGCATCTATCAAGCATACATGAAAAAGTGCGACTTAATTGTCGGACAAGCAAAATTTGGTTCCAGTAGTCAAAATAATATGGAAAGAGTCGGTATGAGAATAGCTTATACAAAGGCAATATGGGGTAAGGAAGTTTGGTGAGTTTCTATCATAGGATAGGAGGCTCATTTTTATGTGATCAAATCGTAAAAAGTGGCTCAAATTTAGATTATCAAAAACACCACTAAAGGTAGCTTTGGAGAATGATCACTATATATGTGTATGCCAGCACCTTATTTAACGATTCTTATCATGTATAAGAATGGATGTGAAATATGATGGAAAGAATTACTTACGTTATTCTCCTTGTCACGTCTATCGTTTTGCTTGCTGCCTGTAATTACACCAGTAAGCGATAATAATAACCCTTATACAACTGGAAAACCGCAATCAACAGTTAAGAATAGCTTAAAACCTTTCGTGAAGGGCGTGAAAAATGTTGATGTCGTAAATGCCCATGGAAGCATTGAAGGATTGGAAAGAATGCAGAAATTTTATGAAGACATACAGAATGTTGTCCCCGCTGATTTACGAATTGTCCACTACACGATTGAAGGGGATCCAATAGTAACCGATTTAACTTATAACGGAGAATCTCTGGAGGTGAAACTGGACACCACGCGGACAACTATGGAAGTGGAGAAATAAGTACCAAAAGCTGTAGCTATAGGATGAAAGAAGTAAATCCTACGAATACCTCCTATATAGCGATCGACTGTAACGATGCTCACTTCGGGATGGATGAAATTTTACAAATCAGCTACAACATGGGTCAACAGGATAGCTTTGAGTTCAAATTGGATTATGGAGTAAACATAGAAAACGAAATAAATACGCAAACAAACACCATAAAAAAAGAAGTTAGTGCCACCGAAACACAGTTAACAAATGACTATGTCATGGCATCGGCTGTGAAGCAAGAGATATATATATGTTTAGTTTTTGCCAATTACTTAGCTGAAAAAGACCTCGTTACTACTTGTGATGCTAAGGACGCAGTGAATTATTCTCTAAAGGTATATATTAATGGCGCTCACCGCGAATATCGCTGGAATGCTTGTGATCGGAGCATCGATGGCGTGAAGTTTACTAAGATTGTAAAATATATCATCGAACAATCCGAACAGAAACAAACTGAAAACCAAGAGGTCACTGTTCAAGGTTATGTGCTAAAACGGAATGACAACACGCTATTAATTGGGGAAGACTTGAATAAGTTTAGTTACGAATTGATAAAGGATGAAATACAACAGATGGATCTGAATGCGTATAATATTGACTTTATCGAATTAGAAGGTGTTAATTCAGAGGAGTTCAATGTAGGAGATAATATCCGAGCAACTATAGAAGGACCTTAAGAAGGCTCTATGCCAGGCAGGGCTATAGTGTAAGAAATTAAGCAATTAGAATAACACTAGCTACTTTTTTTATGTAGCTTAGTAGTGTAAGTAAAAGTCGTATTACAAAGAATCGTATAAGGGGTTCTTAGGTTATGTACGGATAAGAACAGCAAAAACAAATCAATAAAGTACTTGAATACATTGAAGAGAACTTAAACGCACTTTTCTTCTTGAAAAGTTAGCAAAAGTTTCAACCAATTCTGTTTATCATTTTTAACGAATTATTAAAGCGCTTACTGAACACCAGCTGGCTATTACAAGAAAAATTAACCCTCATCCAAAAAGATTTTTGAGGAAGAGGGTATTTTGAATTGTTAAGCGAATACGTTACATATTAGGTATTAATGAACTTGGAGGTACTGATGAAGCAATCACAAATTATTAGTTTAGATAGCATATCATTCCAATTAAAAGAGATGCACAATTTTGAATGGCTTAGAAATCTTGGCGAAGTATTTTGTGTGTTTGACAAACAGGATTCGGGTAATATTAGCTTCGGCATTGAAAAAAATGGTATAAATCAATTTGTGAAATATGCAGGGGCACAGACAATCGAATATTCAGGAAAGCCAGAAGATGCTATCAATAGATTAAAAGAATCTATTCCCGTATATGAGGATCTAAATCATCCAATCTTGGTAAATTTAAATAATCATTTTGAGGTTGAGGATGGATTTGTTGCTGTTTTTGATTGGTTTGATGGAGAATGTCTACACCCACATTGGTCATTCCCGCCTCCACATAAATATAATCATCCAGATTCCCCGTATTTTCGCTATAAACAATTGCTAATAGAACAGCGATTAGATTCATTGAAAAATATTTTTGATTTCCATGTTCATGTAGAGAAGAAGAATTATGTTGCGGTTGATTTCTATGATGGAAGTATTTTATATGATTTTAATAATAGCCGTACAAAGATTTGTGATATTGATTTATATAAGAGAAAACCATTTAAGAATCAAATGGGCAGAATGTGGGGATCTTCACGATTTATGTCGCCAGAGGAATTCGAACTAGGTGCTGATATTGATGGGGTAACTAATGTGTTCAACTTGGGCTCCATTGCATTTGGGTTATTGGGCGGAGAACTTGACCATTCAATAAAAAAGTGGGATGCCAGAAGTGATCTGTATGAAGTAGCAATGAAAGCTGTCCAAAAAGATAGAAAGAATCGATTTTCATCTGTTGAAGAATTTGTTCGAGAATGGCATTTGGTATTAAATAAGTAATTTTACCTTTATCAGTAGTTACTTGGTAGGTTAATAAAAGCAACTACCAAATTGAATATGAGAGGAATTTAATATGTACATTGAATTATCACTTGTTTCATATGAAGATAAAACAATTTTATATCATTTGATTCAACTATATCGTTATGATAGCAGTGAATTTGATGATCACGTTCTAAATCAACACGGATTATATTTATATAAGTTTCTAGACCACCAATGGACGGATGAATATCGGCGTCCATTTATTGTGAAAATTGATGGGGAAATTGCAGGTTTCGTATTGGTTAGTCTTGATCTCCCTAAAGAATTTACAAAACTAAGTACGTCAGATAAAACAAACGTTATAAGTGACTTCTTTATTATCCGAAAGTTTAGGCGTAAAGGTATAGGGAAAAAAGTTGCATTTTCTATATTCAATCAGTTTAGAGGGGGTTGGGAAATTAAACAAACAATTTCCAATAAAACTGCAAATGTATTTTGGAAGAATGTTATAAATGAATATACAGGTACTTCCACATACAAGAGGAGATAATGCAAAATGAAAATTGGAAAGGCCCAGTTTTAGTTTTCCATTCATAACATTATGAGAACTATTTAAAAGTTAAAGGAGCATAAAGCAGTATGATTACATATCCTTTTTTAGAAAAAGAAGCAACAATAGGAGTTACAGCGCCCTCGTCAGGTGTTGAAGTTGAATTACATGATTTGCTTAAACTTTCTTGTGATCGTTTGAAATCGAAAGGATTTCGTATTATTTTTGGCAATACTGTCTGGACTCAAGACAAGGCAAAATCATCAGCAGCTAAAAACCGAGCAGCTGAGTTTAATGACATGATGAGTGATGATAAGATTGATATAATCATTCCTCCTTGGGGAGGAGAACTTCTAATTGAGATACTTGAAGAAATTGACTTTCACAATATGAAGAAAAAGTGGGTATTAGGTTACTCGGATACAAGTGTATTGCTATTGGCAATCACTTTAAAGACTGGAATGGCTACTGCCCACGGAACAAATTTCATCGATTTAAGAGGAGAGTATTCAGACAACACTACAGCAATGTGGAGAACCGTACTATCAACAAAAACTGGAGAATCTGTGCTTCAATATTCATCAAATCAATACCAGAAAAAATGGCAACATGATAACCCCTCTCCATGTGTATTTCATTTAACAGAACAAACATATTGGGAAACAGTTGTAAATAAAAAGGTAAATGTACAAGGTCGTTTGCTTGGTGGATGTATAGATGTAATCAGACATTTAATTGGTACACCTTACGGTGATGTTCGAACCTTTAGAAAGCAATTCACCAACGGAGAACCAGTATTATGGTATTTAGAGAATTGCGAGTTAACAACGACGGATTTAAAAAGATCTTTAGTACAAATGAAGTTAGCAGGTTGGTTCCAGCATTGTTCGGGTATTCTGTTTGGTCGCAGTGCTGCAAATACGCCTGTAGATAATTACACAATTG harbors:
- a CDS encoding DUF4362 domain-containing protein; protein product: MQKFYEDIQNVVPADLRIVHYTIEGDPIVTDLTYNGESLEVKLDTTRTTMEVEK
- a CDS encoding GNAT family N-acetyltransferase, coding for MTLVINKALGEMLERSEIDTLNSKLTAIREIDGNPMGVEIQKFGNATAFLVKNIPGPAFNKVIGLKEGDQIYLEKMLEFYNGRNIPVLFDLTPAYASSDLLAYLNKLGFNQVDFHTTLFKPVQLELNEPLMNPQIYIREIKGNEFDTFADIYTKGFQMPAFLKSGVAQNNEILFNNKHWTFYLAFIDNEPAGIGVMYIKNRVATLAAAATVPTLRNKGIQTALIKQRIYQAYMKKCDLIVGQAKFGSSSQNNMERVGMRIAYTKAIWGKEVW
- a CDS encoding serine/threonine protein kinase — protein: MKQSQIISLDSISFQLKEMHNFEWLRNLGEVFCVFDKQDSGNISFGIEKNGINQFVKYAGAQTIEYSGKPEDAINRLKESIPVYEDLNHPILVNLNNHFEVEDGFVAVFDWFDGECLHPHWSFPPPHKYNHPDSPYFRYKQLLIEQRLDSLKNIFDFHVHVEKKNYVAVDFYDGSILYDFNNSRTKICDIDLYKRKPFKNQMGRMWGSSRFMSPEEFELGADIDGVTNVFNLGSIAFGLLGGELDHSIKKWDARSDLYEVAMKAVQKDRKNRFSSVEEFVREWHLVLNK
- a CDS encoding S66 family peptidase, with amino-acid sequence MITYPFLEKEATIGVTAPSSGVEVELHDLLKLSCDRLKSKGFRIIFGNTVWTQDKAKSSAAKNRAAEFNDMMSDDKIDIIIPPWGGELLIEILEEIDFHNMKKKWVLGYSDTSVLLLAITLKTGMATAHGTNFIDLRGEYSDNTTAMWRTVLSTKTGESVLQYSSNQYQKKWQHDNPSPCVFHLTEQTYWETVVNKKVNVQGRLLGGCIDVIRHLIGTPYGDVRTFRKQFTNGEPVLWYLENCELTTTDLKRSLVQMKLAGWFQHCSGILFGRSAANTPVDNYTIEDVYKELSDELQIPIIYDIDCGHVPPQITFINGTYAEIQVEDGKGIILQCFR
- a CDS encoding GNAT family N-acetyltransferase, translating into MYIELSLVSYEDKTILYHLIQLYRYDSSEFDDHVLNQHGLYLYKFLDHQWTDEYRRPFIVKIDGEIAGFVLVSLDLPKEFTKLSTSDKTNVISDFFIIRKFRRKGIGKKVAFSIFNQFRGGWEIKQTISNKTANVFWKNVINEYTGTSTYKRR